GCAGAGAAAGGAAAGCTATACCTCtcgtttttatcaaaagagaaacGTGCACCAAAGTAGAAGGCAACAGCGATGAGCCAAGAGTCAGAGTGAACAGCAATCAAAGAGACCCAGTTTTCCTCTGGCATACCGTCCCTTGAGAAGTTGATGCCAAGAGCTGGTTCAGGAAGCTCAGGAGGGACCTCGTCGACGGGAAGATTAAGCTCCCACGACCCATTTGGAAGCCCGTAGAGACACAAGTTTTCATTGGCTGcacacattttaaaaaaataaaaaacagaatTACCCTTAGAAAAGGAGACCACACAGAGAAACTCACAaacacttcaaaaaaaaaaatcatgaaaccAAAACTACTCCGAAGAGGAAGATAATGAAAGATGTacaaacaaagaaacaagaGACAAGTGAACAAACACATGaagcaaaaataaatttacCATCATCACAAACTAATCCCTAAATCAAAAACAGGGGACACATAACCTCAAACTACTTGAAAGATAAAAACTTTGTGAAATCAAGCAGACAAGAATCAAAGCGGAGTGAGGAGGATAAAACTCACCAGGGTCACACTTATCGTAAAACTTGCGTACATCTGCACCCACAGAAAAGAAATCATGAATCAGTCAAAATCCCAGCAAACGATAAAACAAAGGGCACGAAGAAGAATAAAGGTGTTAACTTTATGCTCAGGAATGAAGAAAACCCAATGGAACAAGAACAAACGGTCACAAGGTGGTCAAAGCTTGAGAAAGAAACAAGCTTTAGATtcgaagaaagaaagagagagatgggAAGTATTAACCAGTAgtgagagctttgatgagacCAGCTCTTCGTCCCCTAAAGTCCTTAAACACATCTTCTGCAGCGCGTCCCTCCATATGCTCGCTCGCAAACACCGGCGGTGATTCCGGTGAGAATGTATGGGAGGTGGAAGAGAAAGAAACCCAACAGCCAAAGAtcggttttttattttattttccctcTCTTTCAGCGGAACTCTGTATTTTGGAttcggagagagagagagagagagggagattatatattgagagagaggagagagaaccCTAGAAACGAAAAAGGAAAGACTGAGGGGGGGGGGGCGCTATGTTGTATCAGATTACAACGGCGActctatttattttcttttttttattcaacaTGTATATTTAATctctatattaaatttaattatactactatttgtcttttgttttttagTCTAGCTGACTAGTTCTAAATTCCAATATTTTATTACAAgtcatttccttttttttccgtTATTTTAAGTCAACAGTTTAATATTAGTAGTATTTTTTTGGAGTATaaattagtaatataattaaaaaatttaaacaaaaaaattaatggacATATGAACATTGACTAAAAGAGGTTTCCAACCTGAAATCAGAGTCAAGAGTAAGAACGATCTCATGGTCCTTCACTTGGTAGGGGAAtaattatcataattttattttcttagaggTTGGGGTTAAGGTTTTGATAACCTCTGCTTTAGTATAAGttagtaatataattaatttttagacaaaaaaattacttttttttttttgaaaagggaCTAAAAATTACTTGGTAAGCGagtaattaacatatttttttagagGGGGAGCTAAGGTTTTGATGACCTCTGGTTTTAGTTCTCTAAAATTACAAGTGACGAAATACTTTTTAGACTTTCAACCGAAATGTACCACTGGGAAATAAAATTAAGCACAGATGAAACAACACTCTAATTTATTCATCAAGGCACATGATCCGCCttttatgtttacatatattcgAGTCACATTCTCATCACATCCAACTTTATTAGAAAGCCTCCTCCTACTTGTGAGTTTCACCATTTTAACTTTGCCGGAAAGTACTGCCAACAATAAACACCGATTATTATTACCCGCAGGTTTgcttcaaaatttgtaaatatgaaACATACATACGTACCTTGTTGATAAGGGAGAGATAGTATGGTTTCACTTCCTCGACGTTTATACGGACTTTGCTTTTGCTGTAAAGATCATACTTGTTAAACACTTTCAGCCACTTCATGTTCTCTCTGTCTTCCTCGTTCATCAAATGCTTGTATGCTTCTGACTTGTGAAGCGCtatcaaaacacacacacacacaacacatgTATAAGATAATCTTGACTCGTTTATTTATCGGTGGATTTGAGCATATCAGACACTAGTAAATTCCATATACCGTAGAACGAGTGGTATCTGATAATGAAAAGACCAGCCGATGGTAATGTAGTCTTGTTCTCCTTGGCAACCTGTGAAACAGAGCGACTGCATCAAACATAGATTCTTATATGCAAACGTAAAAAAGTGTTGAGATTGTAGTTTGCTTATACCAGGTACATGTAATCATCATGCCCCCAAGACATGAACACGTTGTGAAGCCCACAGCCTTCGGTGTATATCCCGTACTTGGTGTTGTAACTTGGGTTGTTGAAGTCTGGATTCTCCTTGAAGTACTGCATCAAGAAACATGTAATcagtttttaaatgttttaagtttttttagtGTATTAAGAGAATCTCTTATATATACCTTGTGGTGAACAATAGACTCATCAAAAGCACATCCCACTGGATATGTATCACCAACAACAGCCCATTGAGGAAGCTCACCAAATGAAGAGTGGAGAAGAACTTTCCCAAGATCTGGTTCACATAcacacaccaaaaaaaaaaatcattacaaaACGGTAAAACAAATGGTTTTAATATGTTATAGAATTTTACCATGGATAAGACCGGTCAAATGGAGCCAGTCTTCATCAGGGTAATCTTTTCTGATGGCTTCAGCTGTCTGAAGCAAATGTTCGATCTGAGGCTCGTCCAAGTCAGGATCACTCTCATCAACAAACTCATTGAGAAGCTCACAGCATTCCCAAATGCTCATCTCGGTTCGGTTCAGCTTCCCGTATTCCTCTCTCATCCTCCTAACGAAGTCAACGGTTTGTCCAATATGATTGGTTTTGT
This region of Brassica napus cultivar Da-Ae chromosome C5, Da-Ae, whole genome shotgun sequence genomic DNA includes:
- the LOC106359353 gene encoding inositol oxygenase 1 isoform X1; translation: MTILIDHHSDHNDAGDNTEEKNVTEEETELVLDGVFVAPHTNSFGHTFRDYDAQSERRRSVEEFYKTNHIGQTVDFVRRMREEYGKLNRTEMSIWECCELLNEFVDESDPDLDEPQIEHLLQTAEAIRKDYPDEDWLHLTGLIHDLGKVLLHSSFGELPQWAVVGDTYPVGCAFDESIVHHKYFKENPDFNNPSYNTKYGIYTEGCGLHNVFMSWGHDDYMYLVAKENKTTLPSAGLFIIRYHSFYALHKSEAYKHLMNEEDRENMKWLKVFNKYDLYSKSKVRINVEEVKPYYLSLINKYFPAKLKW
- the LOC106359353 gene encoding inositol oxygenase 1 isoform X2, producing the protein MTILIDHHSDHNGDNTEEKNVTEEETELVLDGVFVAPHTNSFGHTFRDYDAQSERRRSVEEFYKTNHIGQTVDFVRRMREEYGKLNRTEMSIWECCELLNEFVDESDPDLDEPQIEHLLQTAEAIRKDYPDEDWLHLTGLIHDLGKVLLHSSFGELPQWAVVGDTYPVGCAFDESIVHHKYFKENPDFNNPSYNTKYGIYTEGCGLHNVFMSWGHDDYMYLVAKENKTTLPSAGLFIIRYHSFYALHKSEAYKHLMNEEDRENMKWLKVFNKYDLYSKSKVRINVEEVKPYYLSLINKYFPAKLKW